The Microplitis demolitor isolate Queensland-Clemson2020A chromosome 8, iyMicDemo2.1a, whole genome shotgun sequence genome has a segment encoding these proteins:
- the LOC103575537 gene encoding ubiquinone biosynthesis monooxygenase COQ6, mitochondrial, producing the protein MAFVSEMMPCSRGFLLSLCNRYSINLSNQVIIARKHHCVAGDNDKHHDIIIAGGGMVGTTLAVALANNRTLQSQKILLLEGGNKHEYKQDEKYSNRVVALNQQTRTLLSSIGAWKHIEAGRYAPVRKMQVWDACSDAMITFNEDHLSEDIAYIVENDLLLHAVNKQVEEKPSVKVIYNAKVEDIVLPKTDNGDAKIKLQSGEEFTSKLLIGADGINSRVRQAMNVQYVKWEYDQMGIVATVELSEPTENIVAWQRFLPTGPVALLPLTSSLSSLVWSMTTKEAKRLLKIPEEEFIDELNSALWKVYPKSSIVESGMKALKQLLEQFSLQTGESRQLQPSVLKIVEESRAAFPLGFGHSTSYVANGVALVGDAAHRVHPLAGQGVNLGFGDVSLLVKLLDEALRSGSTLGDIQHLSTYETLRQRHNVPTMLAIDALHRLYKGTAPPIILARSLGLQLINAIGPVKKILMEHAANSRIIR; encoded by the exons ATGGCGTTTGTAAGTGAAATGATGCCGTGTTCTCGaggttttttattatctttgtgCAATAGATAcagtattaatttatcaaatcaaGTTATAATTGCAAGAAAACATCATTGCGTTGCTGGTGACAATGATAAACATCATGACATTATCATTGCTGGAGGTGGAATGGTTGGGACAACTTTGGCAGTTGCTTTAG CCAATAATCGAACATTGCAATcacaaaaaattcttttactgGAAGGCGGCAACAAACATGAATATAAACAAGacgaaaaatattcaaatcgaGTTGTCGCATTAAATCAACAAACCCGTACATTATTATCAAGTATTGGAGCATGGAAACATATAGAAGCTGGACGTTATGCTCCAGTTCGTAAAATGCAG GTATGGGATGCTTGTTCAGATGCCATGATAACGTTTAATGAAGATCATTTATCTGAAGATATAGCTTACATTGtagaaaatgatttattattacatgCAGTAAATAAACAAGTTGAAGAAAAGCCTTCTgttaaagttatttacaatGCCAAAGTTGAAGATATTGTTTTACCAAAGACAGACAATGGTGAtgctaaaataaaactacaaaGTGGCGAAGAGTTTACATCAAAATTattg ATTGGGGCGGATGGAATTAATTCTCGTGTACGTCAAGCGATGAATGTACAATACGTAAAGTGGGAGTATGATCAAATGGGAATAGTTGCAACTGTTGAATTATCAGag CCAACAGAAAATATTGTAGCTTGGCAAAGATTCCTACCAACGGGCCCAGTAGCATTATTACct CTGACAAGCTCATTGAGTTCTCTCGTATGGTCTATGACAACAAAGGAAGCTAAAAgactattaaaaattccagAAGAAGAATTTATTGATGAATTAAATAGTGCACTGTGGAAAGTTTATCCAAAAAGTAGTATTGTTGAAAGTGGTATGAAGGCATTGAAACAATTACTTGAACAATTCTCATTACAAACTGGTGAATCTAGACAACTACAACCTTCTGTGCTGAAGATAGTTGAAGAATCTCGTGCTGCTTTTCCTCTGGGTTTTGGACATTCTACTTCTTATGTTGCAAATGGAGTTGCTCTTGTTgg tgacGCAGCACATCGTGTTCATCCACTAGCTGGTCAAGGCGTAAATCTTGGATTCGGTGACGTTTCTCTACTAGTTAAATTACTAGATGAAGCTCTAAGAAGTGGAAGTACTTTAGGAGACATTCAACATTTGTCAACATATGAAACATTAAGACAAAGACATAATGTACCAACAATGTTAGCTATTGATGCTTTACATAGACTTTATAAAGGAACTGCTCCACCAATAATTCTTGCTAGAAGTTTAggattacaattaattaatgctaTTGGTCCAGTAAAg aaaattttaatggaacaTGCTGCTAATTCACGCATAATtcgatga
- the LOC103575549 gene encoding CLIP domain-containing serine protease B4, with translation MKLLLTLFSQLLIVVYAQDNCRTPSGQISTCILVTECPPLMSILKGPRPIPYEQLELLRSSQCGFEGKLPKVCCETEQPVQLSTTEEPKLLVIPEPPDVSNHSNLKLFNHSICGPITAPKIFGGNKTGVLDFPWMALIAYNINGRKEFRCGGTIINKRYILTAAHCVTSLPPSLFLLGVRVGDHDLNTERDCDRDEDGLEIVCADQYQDFLIETVHFYPDYVPSKLQNDVGLIRLNSDIDFTPINVKPICLPIGTAQRLGQKTVTVTGWGATEYGTRSTELLMVNLSPVPTDECAKAYEGKSVIWYKQLCAGGKNGKDSCLGDSGGPLQSPGHYYNDVRYIQYGIVSYGPRSCGINGFPGVYTNIPYYMDWILDSLRD, from the exons atgaagcttttattaacattattcaGTCAACTTTTAATTGTTGTTTATGCTC AAGATAATTGTAGAACGCCATCAGGGCAAATCAGCACGTGTATTCTTGTAACAGAATGCCCTCCATTGATGAGTATTCTCAAAGGTCCGCGACCAATTCCTTATGAACAACTAGAACTTCTTCGTTCATCACAATGTGGATTCGAAGGAAAATTACCTAAAGTTTGTTGTGAAACTGAACAGCCTGTCCAATTATCAACAACAGAGGAAccaaaattattagtaataccCGAGCCTCCAGATGTCTCAaatcattcaaatttaaaactatttaatcACAGTATCTGTGGCCCAATTACTGCGCCTAAAATATTTGGAGGCAATAAAACTGGTGTTCTAGATTTTCCATGGATGGCCTTGATAGCTTATAATATTAATGGAAGAAAAGAATTTAGATGTGGTGGTACAATTATTAACAAACGTTACATCTTAACAGCTGCTCATTGTGTCACAAGCTTGCccccaa gcCTTTTTTTACTTGGAGTACGAGTTGGAGATCACGATTTGAATACAGAACGTGATTGTGATAGGGATGAAGATGGTCTTGAGATAGTTTGCGCCGATCAATatcaagattttttaattgaaaccgTTCATTTTTATCCTGATTACGTTccatcaaaattacaaaatgacGTAGGCCTAATACGATTAAATTCAGATATAGATTTTACACCAATAAATGTAAAGCCAATTTGTTTGCCCATTGGAACGGCTCAAAGATTGGGTCAAAAAACTGTCACCGTAACAGGATGGGGAGCTACTGAATACGGTACTCGAAGTACAGAGCTTCTTATGGTAAATTTATCTCCAGTTCCTACTGACGAATGTGCAAAAGCTTATGAAGGCAAATCGGTAATTTGGTACAAACAATTATGTGCTGGTGgaaaaaatggtaaagacTCTTGTCTTGGTGACAGTGGTGGTCCTCTACAATCACCCGGACATTACTATAATGATGTACGATACATTCAATATGGTATTGTAAGTTATGGACCACGGAGTTGTGGTATTAATGGTTTTCCTGGAGTTTATACAAACATACCTTATTACATGGACTGGATACTGGATAGTTTGcgagattaa
- the LOC103575536 gene encoding transient receptor potential channel pyrexia, whose product MFPRHTKPSGNILNRNGEDTNFQDNIHMSTLTVGYQNERTNIWMDDKDHASSISSEGSSTAFLCTKTAITMQQHPWDKAEITLALSALPAGDTALALIPTLQGDVLEKTLEELKSTSSIKSIQQTLVISNFANGGARKSSHDAQNEAAASSTSVSVLVKWPETCLLVACWLGQVEVVKVLLQRCSNISVRDGHGRTPLHLAACAGHVEIIEILLKHGANPNDWDFSKEYTALHCAAAIGNFSSVDYLIKSGANVDAGLPGRTPLHYAVLSNASKCVEALLKAKASPNNPQVYTETPLHVAASLGSDCNVSLLLHYGADVRVQSGTARLTPLHLAAEEGSSECVKLLLKAGAPINAKNSRGQTALHLAALTQSSDTMEVLIAAGADVNAEDDDGRTPLHTAVAKSLRGSELVRILIQAGSYVNKPDKFGYTPLHIAALNESSFIVTLLLAKGADVTARTKGGISALSFIIRRTPDVLPRFVSRMDQAISLHDHELGDVDCELRLDFRFLVPGGRGETDLMLCLVEGGQRHILKHPLCESFLYLKWLRIRKFFLFSLIFHAIFVAIFTAYVVAAFLYELRTIVEILFWPIIIFTIILASKEVFQLVHGICMYIKRWENWLQWGVIASSGAIVIKPADFWQHHVAALGILLVWIELMIVVGRFPMFGLYVQMFTQVAINFFKFLGAYLCLIIGFALGFSVLHKNYKSFKNPLMSLLKTIIMMSGELEFEDVFFDPDAPMQYPGTSHLMLLAFVVLVTIILTNLMVGLAVSDIQELRRCAGLDRLVRRAELVAHLESLMFSKFLDHCPQRIVKPCRKGALLLHPPHHCAIHIRPNDPRETRLPKDLIKSIYRLVSERKVRVHNTIHSPSSRNNNTDTEDNRVSRLYSINSTNDSASRQLLELFSELKRYSHDISMRLDALTNRIDIIAREFDHQDQL is encoded by the exons atgttTCCACGTCATACGAAGCCATCgggtaatattttaaatcggAATGGTGAGGATACTAATTTTCAAGACAATATCCACATGTCAACACTCACAGTTGGATATCAG aacGAACGCACTAATATATGGATGGACGATAAGGATCATGCCAGTAGTATATCATCTGAAGGATCGTCAACAGCTTTTCTTTGTACGAAAACTGCAATAACGATGCAACAGCATCCCTGGGATAAGGCAGAAATAACACTAGCTCTTTCAGCTCTTCCTGCTGGGGACACTGCGTTGGCTCTTATTCCCACACTTCAGGGCGACGTTCTTGAGAAAACGCttgaagaattaaaaagtaCAAGTTCAATTAAATCTATACAACAAACTTtagtaatttcaaatttcgccAATGG TGGTGCCAGAAAGTCATCACATGATGCGCAAAATGAAGCAGCAGCATCTTCAACCTCGGTATCAGTTCTTGTTAAATGGCCAGAGACTTGTCTTCTTGTTGCTTGTTGGCTAGGACAAGTTGAAGTAGTAAAAGTGCTTCTTCAAAGATGCTCCAATATCTCTGTACGAGATGGTCATGGaag GACTCCATTGCATTTGGCAGCATGTGCGGGCCACGttgaaataatagaaatactATTAAAACATGGCGCTAATCCAAATGATTGGGATTTTAGTAAAGAATACACTGCACTACATTGTGCCGCAGCGATTGGTAATTTTTCTTCAGTtgactatttaattaaatctggaGCAAACGTTGATGCTGGTCTTCCTGGACGTACTCCGTTACATTATGCAGTATTGAGTAATGCTTCTAAATGCGTAGAAGCTCTTTTAAAAGCTAAAGCTTCTCCAAATAATCCTCAAGTATATACTGAAACTCCGTTGCATGTCGCTGCTAGTTTAGGTTCTGATTGTAATGTAAGTCTGCTTTTACATTACGGAGCTGACGTACGAGTTCAATCGGGCACTGCACGATTAACGCCACTTCATTTAGCTGCTGAAGAAGGTAGCAGTGAATGTGTCAAGCTTTTACTCAAAGCTGGAGCTCCAATAAATGCTAAAAATTCACGAGGACAGACTGCATTACATCTTGCGGCTTTAACGCAATCTTCAGATACTATGGAAGTTTTAATTGCCGCTGGAGCTGACGTTAATGCTGAAGATGATGATGGCAGGACACCTCTTCATACTGCTGTAGCTAAAAGTCTCCGTGGAAGTGAATTAGTTAGAATATTAatacag gCTGGATCTTATGTAAACAAACCAGATAAATTTGGCTACACACCTCTCCACATTGCAGCACTTAATGAAAGTTCCTTTATCGTTACTCTATTGCTGGCAAAAGGAGCTGACGTGACTGCGCGAACGAAAGGTGGAATTTCTGCCCTCAGTTTTATTATTCGACGTACACCAGACGTACTGCCAAGATTTGTTTCACGTATGGATCAAGCGATATCTCTACATGACCATGAACTAGGTGACGTTGATTGTGAGCTGCGTTTAGACTTTCGTTTCTTAGTACCAGGTGGACGAGGTGAAACTGATTTAATGCTCTGTCTTGTTGAAGGCGGCCAAAGACATATTCTCAAACACCCTCTATGCGAAAGTTTTCTCTACTTAAAATGGCTAAGaatacgtaaattttttttattcagtttgATATTCCACGCAATATTTGTTGCAATATTTACTGCATATGTGGTAGCagcatttttatatgaattgcGTACAATCGTAGAGATACTTTTCTGgcctattataatttttacaattattttagcGAGTAAAGAAGTTTTTCAGTTAGTCCATGGTatctgtatgtatataaaaagatGGGAAAACTGGTTACAGTGGGGAGTAATTGCGTCTTCTGGTGCAATTGTAATAAAACCAGCTGACTTCTGGCAACATCATGTAGCTGCACTAGGGATTCTTTTAGTCTGGATCGAACTTATGATAGTCGTCGGAAGATTTCCCATGTTTGGTTTATACGTTCAGATGTTTACCCAAGTAgcaataaactttttcaaatttctcggagcatatttatgtttaataattggTTTTGCACTTGGATTTAGTGTTCTgcacaaaaattacaaatcatttaaaaatccaCTCATGAGTCTGCTAAAGACAATCATCATGATGTCAGGAGAACTGGAATTCGAAGACGTTTTCTTTGATCCAGATGCACCAATGCAGTATCCAGGAACATCTCACCTTATGTTATTAGCTTTTGTTGTACtggttacaattattttaacaaatttaatggTAGGTCTTGCAGTGTCAGACATCCAAGAACTTCGTCGTTGTGCTGGTCTTGATCGACTTGTACGTCGCGCTGAACTTGTAGCCCATTTAGAAAGTCtaatgttttcaaaatttctcgACCATTGTCCTCAAAGAATTGTTAAACCCTGTAGAAAAGGCGCGCTGCTTCTTCATCCACCTCATCATTGCGCAATACATATTAGACCAAATGATCCTCGTGAAACACGTCTACCTAAAGATTTAATTAAGTCTATCTACCGACTAGTTTCCGAAAGAAAAGTTCGTGTACATAATACTATACATAGTCCATCATCCAGAAACAATAATACCGATACTGAAGACAACAGAGTTTCTAGATTGTACAGTATTAATTCAACTAATGATTCAGCTAGTAGACAACTGTTAGAATTATTTTCTGAACTTAAGAGATACTCCCATGACATAAGCATGCGTTTAGATGCTTTAACAAATCGAATTGATATAATAGCGCGAGAATTTGATCATCAagatcaattataa
- the LOC103575548 gene encoding protein FAM161A, which yields MSEHRGSSFANSCIKVPIDPYSRQPTPSYERPRIQRVEKRRNNDKSRKINFVSSSSNQDSNREIVSSDDSNVESFLDFLESIPDYGEVNHLSNEQFKQKLDYLKRKQRLLLKNLKNCLDQDESDEKSLVIQDKSSTLPPSTPSIPDKSKRWDENNPDLKLLGKKCSLEDSRTGSPLLFSSGTFAGLAEDQDLLTFRCKDKDKEMKTLRNREIYSAGKSWSTWSESKSTESANSDSENSVETRSLPPSSPKRWQPTVPKPFAFALRDDAEKYMSRAEKEATEKFNENNKGGPTKKRRVRPIPLTSRIPLYDKLMAAKEERSRMIREEAAWSLMSQVKPFRLECDRRAVKVMSRSSPELCTKNIKSISTSRFRAKPVPKDLFGTDVYDRMLEDEYFRQMQKKIRAAELMKSSSLPPSMARRERIKSACIPRARNCSNDECRRNEESLRVCSSTPMTSERSRSVMTNLSGRGNNLAAILRCQASREKLEREIQEKMEEKAREYAIRMRESWTGRKPAWRALRHAARKDLERDLDFRISLRRDEAREQAERHRFEMEMMLDRVTQIPTLFERHSQNFQAMRQLQSRAYKLERKKKKKKPKSEHSSSLDSDNSPGCPSRPDSGSFINIPARSSPGQSSKSSGSRKSQISTRSDNLINNKKKNERGPLRVSINETAELIEDHDEDRDDNERYSSSPSDERDPHNLCNNNTQNL from the exons ATGTCTGAGCATAGAGGGTCATCTTTCGCTAATTCTTGTATTAAAGTGCCAATAGATCCTTATAGTCGTCAACCGACACCGTCATATGAACGTCCAAGAATTCAACGTGTAGAAAAACGTAGAAATAATGACAAGTcacgtaaaataaattttgtgtcGTCGTCAAGTAATCAGGATTCCAATCGTGAAATTGTTAGCTCGGATGATAGTAATGTTGAGagttttttagattttttggaGAGCATACCTGATTATGGTGAAGTTAATCATCTGTCAAATGAACAGTTTAAACAGAAACTGGattatttgaaaagaaaaCAGAGGTtgctgttaaaaaatttgaaaaattgtttggATCAAGATGAAAGCGACGAAAAGAGTCTTGTTATTCAGGATAAATCGTCGACTTTACCTCCTTCTACACCGAGTATTCCGGATAAGTCTAAGAGGTGGGATGAAAATAATCCGGATTTGAAAttacttggaaaaaaatgtaGTCTTGAGGATTCTCGGACAGGCAGTCCGTTGTTATTTTCTTCTGGGACATTTGCTGGATTGGCTGAAGATCAAGATTTGTTGACTTTCAg GTgtaaagataaagataaagaaatGAAAACTTTAAGAAATCgagaaatttattcagctggTAAGAGTTGGAGTACTTGGAGTGAATCTAAAAGTACTGAAAGTGCTAATAGTGACTCGGAAAATAGTGTTGAGACACGAAGTTTACCACCTAGTAGTCCTAAAAGATGGCAACCAACTGTTCCAAAACCATTTGCATTTGCATTAAG aGATGACGcagaaaaatatatgtctcGAGCAGAAAAAGAAGcgacagaaaaatttaatgaaaataataaaggaGGTCCAACAAAAAAGAGACGAGTTAGACCAATCCCATTGACATCGAGAATTCCTTTGTATGATAAATTGATGGCAGCCAAAGAAGAAAg aAGCCGCATGATTCGTGAAGAAGCAGCTTGGAGCTTAATGTCTCAAGTAAAACCTTTTAGATTAGAATGTGATCGCAGAGCTGTTAAAGTAATGAGCCGCTCAAGTCCAGAACTCTGtaccaaaaatattaaatcaatatcAACTTCGAGGTTTAGAGCTAAACCCGTGCCAAAAGATCTTTTTGGTACAGATGTTTATGATCGGATGTTAGAAGATGAGTATTTCAGacagatgcaaaaaaaaatccgtgcAGCTGAATTAATGAAATCATCGTCATTGCCACCATCGATGGCTAGACGCGAACGAATTAAATCAGCGTGTATTCCTAGAGCTAGAAATTGTAGTAATGACGAGTGTCGACGTAATGAAGAATCATTGAGAGTTTGTAGTTCTACTCCAATGACTTCAGAGAGATCAAGGTCAGTTATGACAAATTTGTCAGGTCGAGGTAATAATTTAGCTGCAATTTTACGATGTCAAGCAtcaag agaaaAATTAGAACGTGAAATTCAAGAGAAAATGGAAGAAAAGGCACGAGAGTACGCAATTAGAATGCGAGAATCATGGACTGGTCGAAAACCAGCCTGGCGAGCACTACGACATGCAGCAAG AAAAGATCTTGAGAGAGATTTAGATTTTCGAATATCACTACGTAGGGATGAAGCAAGAGAGCAAGCTGAACGTCATCGTTTTGAAATGGAAATGATGCTTGATCGTGTTACACAAATCCCAACACTATTTGAACGTCATTCCCAG AATTTCCAGGCAATGCGTCAATTGCAATCTCGAGCTTATAAACTTGAAcgtaaaaagaagaaaaaaaaacctaaatcgGAGCATTCTAGCAGTCTTGATTCTGATAACAGTCCAGGATGTCCATCACGCCCTGATTCTGgatcttttataaatataccagCTCGGTCATCGCCTGGACAATCTTCAAAATCTTCAGGTTCCAGGAAATCTCAAATTTCAACTAGATCagataatttgataaataataaaaagaaaaatgaacgTGGACCTCTTAGAGTATCAATCAACGAAACTGCTGAGCTTATCGAGGATCATGATGAAGATCGCGATGATAATGAAAGATACTCCAGTAGTCCTAGTGATGAACGAGATCCTCATAATTTGTGCAATAATAATactcaaaatttgtaa
- the LOC103575539 gene encoding uncharacterized protein LOC103575539, whose protein sequence is MYKKFFHIFHCVFMILIIKKSNAQNSQENICFTSDYQRGECIDIRECPDLVALLQVKPKTPEIFKTLRNSQCGFDGRYPKVCCALRYQAWMPPITRVISTTEAYNRIRENTNLNSLVDQLPSDCGRDLSVRIIGGERTSLDEFPWMALLEYEKPTGRKTGCGGVLISDRYVLTAAHCVNQEDLPKSWRLSRVILGEYDTSTNPDCISDGIDSQICAPPTVAVDIEEQIPHEEYRSASRSRDRKHDIALLRLSSPVKFTDYIKPICLPNNSNITHRLWVAGWGATENKSHSNIKLKLSVPLADRQDCEARYGRSAISLVNSQICAGGQAGKDSCKGDSGGPLMSVERSADGTGRWTATGVVSFGPYPCGMPGWPGVYTKVSDYSEWIIRNIILQHSINIIYFEKKKNNNKMTERLFLFTFYFLLIFLFINKSSAQFWQDNTCYGRNNQVGQCINIRQCPPLLDLLRTSYGSPEAIQFLRDSQCGFEGRDPKVCCVQNVPLPTPPPVTTEFYNVNNGNTSINSRSSLLPSVCGRDLSVRIVGGERAFLDEFPWMVLLEYQKPNGRTTACGGVLISNRYVLTAAHCIKGKDLPKTWSLLGVRLGEHNTATDPDCIMEVDNTEICAPPVVTVEVEEQIAHEDYKPSARDQQNDIALLRLSSPVEFTDYIKPICLPNNGNLPQRLWVAGWGKTESRSESDVKLKLVIPIADRQDCLTRYGNSAVSLSNSQICAGGQRGKDSCRGDSGGPLMSVERAPDGSGKWTAVGVVSFGPSPCGMQGWPGIYTKVSDYTEWILRNMRP, encoded by the exons atgtataaaaaattttttcatatatttcattgcgtttttatgattttaatcataaaaaaatctaacgcAC aaaattcaCAAGAAAATATCTGTTTCACAAGCGATTACCAAAGAGGCGAATGTATCGATATTCGTGAATGTCCAGACTTAGTGGCTCTTCTTCAAGTTAAGCCCAAAACtccggaaatttttaaaactctcaGAAATTCTCAGTGTGGTTTTGATGGTCGATATCCTAAAGTTTGTTGCGCTCTTCGATATCAAGCATGGATGCCACCGATAACAAGAGTGATATCAACAACGGAAGCTTACAATCGCATTAGAGAAAATACAAATCTTAATTCACTTGTCGATCAACTTCCTTCTGACTGCGGTCGTGACCTTTCCGTGAGAATTATTGGAGGTGAACGTACTAGTCTTGATGAATTTCCATGGATGGCTTTACTAGAATATGAGAAAC CAACTGGAAGAAAAACCGGATGTGGTGGTGTATTAATAAGCGATCGGTATGTCTTAACAGCAGCTCACTGCGTCAACCAAGAAGATTTACCAAAATCTTGGCGTCTTTCAAGAGTAATATTAGGTGAATATGATACATCAACAAATCCTGATTGTATCTCAGACGGTATCGACAGTCAAATTTGTGCTCCACCAACGGTAGCTGTAGACATAGAAGAACAAATACCACACGAAGAATACAGATCAGCATCACGGTCCAGAGATCGAAAACATGACATAGCTTTACTTCGATTATCTTCACCAGTTAAATTCACTGATTACATTAAGCCAATTTGTTTACCaaacaattcaaatattaCCCACAGACTATGGGTTGCAGGATGGGGTGCAACCGAAAATAAATCTCACTctaacataaaattaaaactctcAGTTCCTCTTGCTGATCGACAAGACTGTGAAGCGCGGTATGGAAGATCAGCAATATCTCTCGTAAACAGTCAAATCTGTGCAGGAGGACAAGCGGGAAAAGATTCATGCAAAGGTGATTCCGGTGGACCTCTTATGTCTGTTGAAAGATCTGCTGACGGCACCGGAAGATGGACTGCCACTGGTGTTGTTTCTTTTGGACCTTATCCTTGTGGTATGCCAGGTTGGCCAGGTGTATATACTAAAGTTTCTGATTATTCTGAATGGATAATACGTAATATAA tattacaacATTCAATCAACATTATTtacttcgaaaaaaaaaaaaataacaataaaatgacTGAAAGATTATTTctctttacattttatttcttgctgatatttttatttattaataaatccaGTGCAc aATTCTGGCAAGACAACACATGCTATGGAAGAAACAATCAAGTGGGTCAATGTATAAATATTCGACAATGTCCACCTCTATTAGACCTTTTGCGAACGTCATACGGATCTCCAGAAGCCATCCAATTCCTTAGAGACTCTCAGTGTGGTTTTGAAGGCCGAGATCCAAAAGTTTGTTGTGTCCAAAATGTCCCACTGCCAACACCACCACCAGTAACAACAGAATTTTACAATGTAAATAATGGAAATACCAGTATTAATTCACGCAGTAGCTTACTTCCTTCTGTCTGTGGTCGAGATCTTTCAGTGAGAATTGTTGGCGGCGAACGTGCTTTTCTTGACGAATTTCCATGGATGGTTTTATTAGAATATCAAAAAC CAAACGGAAGAACAACCGCATGTGGTGGAGTATTAATAAGCAATAGATACGTTTTAACAGCAGCTCATTGTATAAAAGGAAAAGATTTACCTAAAACTTGGAGTCTTTTGGGCGTCAGATTGGGTGAACACAACACAGCGACAGATCCCGATTGTATAATGGAAGTAGATAATACTGAAATTTGCGCACCACCTGTAGTAACTGTTGAAGTTGAAGAGCAAATAGCTCATGAAGATTACAAACCATCAGCTAGAGACCAACAAAATGATATTGCTTTATTGAGATTATCTTCACCCGTAGAATTTACCGATTACATTAAACCAATTTGTTTACCAAACAATGGGAATTTACCTCAGCGTCTGTGGGTTGCTGGTTGGGGTAAAACTGAAAGTAGAAGTGAATCTGATGTTAAATTGAAACTTGTAATTCCTATCGCTGATCGACAAGACTGTTTAACGCGTTATGGAAATTCAGCAGTGTCTCTGTCAAACAGCCAAATATGTGCTGGGGGACAACGTGGAAAAGACTCATGTAGAGGTGATTCCGGTGGTCCTCTTATGTCTGTTGAGAGAGCACCTGATGGCAGCGGAAAATGGACTGCCGTCGGTGTTGTTTCTTTCGGACCTTCTCCTTGTGGCATGCAAGGTTGGCCGGGTATTTACACTAAAGTTTCTGACTACACCGAATGGATTTTACGTAATATGAGACCTTAA